The sequence GCCCTGAGATAGGCGATGACCGAGAAGGCCGGCTCGAACCCGTCCATATTGTAATGCTGTTCGATGCTGGAGAACCACAGATGCGGCCACCAGCCGGGATGCTGGGCCCAGTGCGAAATGGCGAAATAGGCGACGAAGGACGCGGCAAAGCCGGCCAGCGCGCCCCACGCCTTTTGCCGGAAAGCGGCCAGCAGCACCGCGAATATGGCAAGGAAAACAATATTGTCCGGCCGCACCATGAAGGCGAGGAACAGCAGGATCGCCGTCGCCGCCTCGCGGCCTCTGACATAGGCGTAGAGCCCGCCGAGCAGCAGCGCCGACGTCAGCAGGTCCGGTGTCGAAGCGCGCGCCGCATCACCGAAATCAGCCATGATCAGCACCGCGCCGACCACCGGCGCCAAGGCTAGGGCCTTTTCCCTGTGCAGCCAGAGCAGCGTGATCGCGCCGAACAAGAGCACCGAAAACACCTGCACCAGCCGCATCGCCGCGACCGGCGACATCACCGCGCTCAGTGTCGACAGGATCTCGGCATAGAGGAATTTGATCCGGTACATGCCGAGCAGCGAATGGAAGTCGGCGGCGTTCTCCGTCATGTGGCTGCGGAAGCCGCCGCCATCGTCGGTCAGCACCTTGTAATCGCCGGCCGACACGCCTGATTTGACGGTGCTGTAGGCATAGTCATGCAGCGCCTGCACGTCGGGATAGGTGCCTTCCTCCGATATTGCGAGATAGGGCAGCATGTCCCAATTGGCGTCCGGCATCCCCCACGCCGTGAACGCCGTCAGAAGGATGTAAAGCGCGAAAGCCACAGCGCCGATCGGTGCGGCCAGCCGTGCATAGGTCCCCTCGCCCCACGCCAGACCGGTCTCGGTGAGCCGGTCGAGCGGGTTTTGCGTAGCGGGAGACCTGGTCAGCATTTTTGTGCTCAACGGACTTTCTTTAACGGACCTGGCTTTTGACGAAATCCTTCACGATCGACACGATGCCGCGCGACAGCAGGCTGTCGAAGGCATCGACGAAGCGGTCGACATGCTCGCGCTGGCAGATCAGCGGCGGCTCGAGCCGGATGACGTTGCGGTTGTATTCGGTGAAGGCGACGAGCACGTCGTAGTCGCGCAGCAGCAGCGCGCCGACAAAGCCGGACAGCGAGCCCTTCAGCTTGTCGTCGAGCACGCTGACGATCGGGCGCAGCACCATCGGCAGGGTCTGCGAGAAGTCGTGGAACTCGAGGCCGACCATAAGGCCCTTGCCGCGCACGTCCTTGATGATCTTCGGGTACTTTTCCTTGAGCGCCCGTAGCCGCTGCAGCAGATAGTCGCCGGTGACGGCGGCGTTGTCGATCAGCCCCTCGTCATAAAGCACGTTGAGCGCCTCGATCGAGGTAACGCACGCCTCGCCCATGCCGCCAAAGGTCGCCATGGCATGGATCATCGCCGTCTTGGGCGTGCCATAGGCCTTCATATAGATTTCACGCCTGGCGATCATGGCACCGACAGCCGCCTTGCCGCCGCCGAGCGACTTGGCCAGCGCGGTCACGTCAGGCACGACGCCGTAATGTTCGAAGGCATAGAAGCGGCCCGAGCGGCCATAGCCGCACTGCACTTCATCGGCCACCCACAGCACGCCATACTGGTCGCAGAGCGCGCGCAGCTTCTGCCAGTATTGCGCCTCCGCCTGGATGATGCCGCCACCGCCCTGGATGGTTTCGAGCACGATGACGCCGACCTCCGGATCGCTGCGGAACAGCCGCTCCACCGCCTCGATGTCACCGAAGGGAATGCGCACCGTATTGTCGGCCACCTTGAAATCGGCGCGGTAGAGCTGGCCGTCGGTGATGCCGAGCACGCCCTTGGTCTTGCCGTGGAAGGAATTCTCGGCATAGACCACCTTCGGCCGCTTCGGGCCGGCGGCGCGTTCGGCGAGCTTCACCGCCGCTTCCATCGCCTCCGAGCCGGACGAGCCCAAGAACACCATGTCGAGATCGCCGGGTGAGCATTTGGCGAGGTTGTGCGCCAGCGCTGCCGCATATTGCGACATGAAGGCGATGGCGATTTCCTGGCGCTTCTCCTCCTGGAATTTTTTGCGTGCGTCCAGGATACGTGGGTGGTTGTGGCCGAAGGCCAGCGAACCGAAGCCACCGAAGAAATCGAGGATCTTGCGGCCGTTCTGGTCGATGTAGAACATGCCTTCGGCACGCTCGATCTTGATCTTGTGGAAGCCGAGCAGCTTCATGAAATGCAGCTGGCCGGGATTGAGATGCGCCTTGAACAGGTCGGTCATTCCAGCCACGTCCATCGCCTTGGCCTGCTCGACACTGATCAGATCGGGCTTGGCTATTGCTGCGGGCGACAGTGCCGGCGCGCTCACCAGGGTGCGCGCATTCGTCTGTTCGGGCTTGGCCATGACGGTCATTTCAATCTCCTGTCCGCGCTACGACCAGCGTCGTGCGCCATAAATTTGGCGGGACCACTACTCGGCGGGCACATGTTTGGTGGCGACAGCAGGCCCGGCGTTCTTGGCGCGGTACTCGCTGTAGGCGGCGATCAGCATGTCCTCGTCGCGATATTGCGGCACCCAGCCGAGTTGGCGCTCGGCCTTGGACACGTCGAGTACGCATTCCTCGTCGGCGATCAGATATTGCTCCGGATCCATGATCGGCATGTTCATGAGGTCGAGCAGGTCGAGCGTGCGCTTGACCGCCCAGCCCGGCGTCGGCAGCAGGATCGACTTCGAGCCGGCATGGCGGATCAGGTCGCCGAGCAATTTCTTCACCGGCGGCGGGTTGAGCGAACCGAGATTATAGGCCTCGTTGGGCACGCCGGCCTTCCAGGCGGCGCGGGCAGCTTCCGCGCAATCGAAAACGGAAATGAACTGATAGGGGTTTTTACCCAAGCCGATCATCGGCACCGGAAGGTTCCAGTCAATCAGCTTGAACAGTTTTTCGAGAATGCCGAGCCGGCCGGGGCCGATGATCAGGCGCGGCCGGAACAGCGAGATCGACATGCCGCGCTTGCGCCATTCGGCGGCGAGTTCCTCGGTCTTCTGCTTCGACCAGCCATATTCGCCGAGCGGCGCGACCGGGTGTTCCTCGGTCATCGGCTGGGTG comes from Mesorhizobium japonicum MAFF 303099 and encodes:
- a CDS encoding NAD-dependent epimerase/dehydratase family protein encodes the protein MRHVIFGGDGFVGRHLAPKLVADGEEVIVADIARSDLAHYRNVRFVQCDVTDSASVAAVGLKAGDMVYNLSAKMLSPIQVRAKRHDFFFPVNFHGTEHIMQAMDRAGARKLVHYTTDMIYGHTVTQPMTEEHPVAPLGEYGWSKQKTEELAAEWRKRGMSISLFRPRLIIGPGRLGILEKLFKLIDWNLPVPMIGLGKNPYQFISVFDCAEAARAAWKAGVPNEAYNLGSLNPPPVKKLLGDLIRHAGSKSILLPTPGWAVKRTLDLLDLMNMPIMDPEQYLIADEECVLDVSKAERQLGWVPQYRDEDMLIAAYSEYRAKNAGPAVATKHVPAE
- a CDS encoding glycosyltransferase 87 family protein → MLTRSPATQNPLDRLTETGLAWGEGTYARLAAPIGAVAFALYILLTAFTAWGMPDANWDMLPYLAISEEGTYPDVQALHDYAYSTVKSGVSAGDYKVLTDDGGGFRSHMTENAADFHSLLGMYRIKFLYAEILSTLSAVMSPVAAMRLVQVFSVLLFGAITLLWLHREKALALAPVVGAVLIMADFGDAARASTPDLLTSALLLGGLYAYVRGREAATAILLFLAFMVRPDNIVFLAIFAVLLAAFRQKAWGALAGFAASFVAYFAISHWAQHPGWWPHLWFSSIEQHYNMDGFEPAFSVIAYLRAFATSMLRAVNLDRWVGVSVLALAGWFATSRAGFRPDRRAGILFAALVLGALAKFTVFPIHDTRIYFPHLIPPFLLLATPFMALWKASFRGQNRAALHVIPGEKP
- a CDS encoding aspartate aminotransferase family protein; the protein is MTVMAKPEQTNARTLVSAPALSPAAIAKPDLISVEQAKAMDVAGMTDLFKAHLNPGQLHFMKLLGFHKIKIERAEGMFYIDQNGRKILDFFGGFGSLAFGHNHPRILDARKKFQEEKRQEIAIAFMSQYAAALAHNLAKCSPGDLDMVFLGSSGSEAMEAAVKLAERAAGPKRPKVVYAENSFHGKTKGVLGITDGQLYRADFKVADNTVRIPFGDIEAVERLFRSDPEVGVIVLETIQGGGGIIQAEAQYWQKLRALCDQYGVLWVADEVQCGYGRSGRFYAFEHYGVVPDVTALAKSLGGGKAAVGAMIARREIYMKAYGTPKTAMIHAMATFGGMGEACVTSIEALNVLYDEGLIDNAAVTGDYLLQRLRALKEKYPKIIKDVRGKGLMVGLEFHDFSQTLPMVLRPIVSVLDDKLKGSLSGFVGALLLRDYDVLVAFTEYNRNVIRLEPPLICQREHVDRFVDAFDSLLSRGIVSIVKDFVKSQVR